The following proteins come from a genomic window of Gossypium raimondii isolate GPD5lz chromosome 5, ASM2569854v1, whole genome shotgun sequence:
- the LOC105765784 gene encoding glucan endo-1,3-beta-glucosidase: MDFLSVNRTLMIATYLFLGFFIANHTITGATKPIGVCNGRIADNLPSEQDVVSFYTSNGIGKMRIYDPNQATLQALRGTNIELILGVPNGDLQSLTTPSTANYWVQNNIVAFSPAVNFRYIAVGNEVEPSDPASQYVLPAMQNIYNALASANLGGEIKVSTSVSASLLAQSYPPSAGSFGATSSTYITPIVSFLATTGAPLLVNVYPYFAYIGDPQNIRLDFALFTAQGTVFQDGALAYQNLFDAIVDAFYSALEAAGGANVEIVVSETGWPSTGEAAATVDNASTYYKNLINHVNDGTPKKPGKAMETYLFAMFDEDQKGPAETERHFGLFSPDKQPKYNNISFS; the protein is encoded by the exons ATGGATTTCCTAAGTGTTAACAGAACTTTGATGATTGCAACATATTTATTCCTGGGATTTTTTATAGCCAACCATACGATAACAG GGGCTACAAAACCAATTGGCGTATGCAATGGAAGAATTGCCGATAATTTGCCCTCCGAGCAAGACGTTGTAAGTTTCTATACATCGAACGGCATTGGAAAAATGAGAATCTACGATCCAAACCAAGCAACTCTCCAGGCTCTCAGAGGAACAAACATAGAACTAATCCTTGGTGTTCCCAACGGAGACCTTCAATCCCTTACCACTCCATCAACTGCAAACTATTGGGTCCAAAACAACATAGTAGCCTTCTCACCGGCAGTCAATTTCCGATACATTGCAGTTGGGAACGAAGTAGAACCAAGCGATCCAGCAAGTCAATATGTTCTCCCTGCGATGCAAAACATTTACAATGCTTTGGCATCTGCAAATTTAGGTGGTGAAATCAAGGTTTCCACATCAGTGTCTGCAAGTTTGTTGGCCCAATCATACCCTCCCTCAGCAGGCTCATTTGGTGCAACATCATCCACTTACATAACACCGATTGTCTCATTCTTAGCAACCACAGGAGCACCTCTTCTCGTCAACGTGTACCCTTACTTTGCCTACATTGGTGATCCCCAAAACATACGTCTCGACTTTGCCTTGTTTACAGCTCAGGGAACTGTATTTCAAGATGGCGCACTGGCTTACCAAAACCTGTTCGATGCAATAGTGGATGCCTTTTATTCAGCGTTGGAAGCTGCTGGGGGTGCCAATGTGGAGATTGTTGTATCGGAGACTGGTTGGCCATCTACCGGGGAAGCAGCGGCAACTGTTGATAATGCAAGCACTTACTACAAGAATTTGATCAATCATGTCAACGATGGAACTCCCAAGAAGCCTGGAAAAGCTATGGAAACCTATCTTTTCGCAATGTTTGACGAAGACCAGAAGGGTCCAGCTGAAACTGAGCGCCATTTCGGCCTCTTCTCCCCTGATAAGCAGCCCaagtataataatattagtttcAGTTGA
- the LOC105770139 gene encoding uncharacterized protein LOC105770139, which translates to MNRSSSFGFGGDFSSGFSNSTLNNADFSFNAPSLQRPSWGLPKPRLVKNKKQLNSHNSKSSSNLENQAGRGFRRFRQPSPSDESDLGGNLEGGVVEDTRNLRNGKSCGLIDHSLFSMPSNDTRKLSIENGSKGDRSNRNDDNVGSCVGRGVETEKLHNGLWSKSNIKGSEDVDDGAKQDFVFKAGKGSDSLARSSSDALHDGIKNLNIKGFGGSNTKQRDGFISQSCEISGHRGGKTEKALSAEMEGKLNLGSVMGDSTAQTGRGFSFGKDGQTAKMGDKLHKFGKSIHHDFTFQAATTKVHTDQPKTDIRLGGAAASTTLFSSSSSALPFQSGTNTFGKISDKPGKKDEFCFTAKQDAIETPFVEFRTPNSQKNISVGLNKKLEFGAKREAGTSTKVKKRKGKLKQPKPVQLWYGPDLISSKTGFQYSREPSAISEESFNVDYKDQSSDSQLAVSRNAMDGDLVAATQYMNIKEGKVKDDELNEEGSGNVFDTGVASDAPQEDSVYGSETENSTIAAENIDHNSDIALSSAENETSSRTSIERQDSDGLMFFSSPSKSEHISGFDFTFAASPSAQSQQSSPSRHHKKKNSSKTSSLHSSPRHDLKTDVSTKQSKVGENSVVDKGPDVKGKPNSIGSRTLAQESCEKWRLRGNQAYANGDPSKAEEYYMQGISCIPAGEKSRGCLRALMLCYSNLAATRMSLGRMRDALGDCMMSISIDPHFLRVQLRAANCHLALGEVEDAMRYFRKCLQSGTDVCVDRKVAVEASDGLQKAQKLSECIHQSAVLLQSKTSDDAETALEVIAEALQMSSYSEELLEMKAEALLIMGKYEDAIQLCELTFDSAEKNSPSLDINGQPANLDSPGISKDSTFRIWRCHLIFKSYFHLGKLEEAIAFLEKQEELHSTGNRDGSDSLESSIPLAATVHELLSHKAAGNEAFQSGRHLEAVEHYTAALSFSVESRPFAAICFCNRAAANKALGQITDAIADCSLAIALDGNYLKAISRRATLYEKIRNYGKATSDLERLLSLLLKQMEVKTNQTGISERSMNLANDLRQAQSWLSEIEEEGKKEVPLDFYLILGVEPTVSTAEIKKAYRKAALRHHPDKAVQFLVRTENGDDKLWKEIREEAYKDADKLFKIIGEAYAVLSDPTKRSRYDFEEETRNVQKKHTGRTSRVAAADAQSYSFDKSSGMRSWREARRAFGLSSFKGSKATRSNRFY; encoded by the exons ATGAACCGATCATCTAGTTTTGGTTTTGGAGGTGATTTTAGTTCTGGATTTTCCAACTCTACCCTTAATAATGCCGATTTTAGTTTCAATGCGCCTTCTTTACAACGACCGTCATGGGGCCTTCCTAAGCCAAGGcttgtcaaaaataaaaagcaattgAATTCCCATAATTCGAAATCTTCAAGCAATTTAGAAAACCAGGCAGGCCGCGGTTTTCGCCGGTTTCGACAGCCTAGCCCTTCTGATGAGAGTGACTTGGGTGGGAATTTGGAGGGAGGAGTTGTTGAGGACACTAGGAATTTGAGAAATGGGAAGAGTTGTGGTTTAATCGATCATAGTTTATTTTCCATGCCCTCAAATGATACAAGAAAGTTGAGCATTGAGAATGGCTCAAAGGGTGATCGGAGTAATAGGAATGATGACAATGTAGGTAGCTGTGTTGGAAGAGGTGTGGAAACCGAAAAGCTTCACAATGGTTTGTGGAGCAAATCGAATATAAAAGGCAGTGAGGATGTTGATGATGGAGCTAAGCAGGATTTTGTATTTAAGGCAGGAAAAGGTAGCGATTCTTTGGCTCGAAGCTCCTCAGATGCTCTTCATGATGGGATTAAGAATTTGAACATAAAAGGGTTTGGTGGTAGTAACACCAAGCAGAGAGATGGTTTTATATCCCAGAGTTGTGAAATCTCTGGTCATCGTGGTGGGAAAACAGAAAAGGCATTGTCAGCTGAAATGGAGGGGAAGCTGAATCTAGGGAGTGTAATGGGAGATTCTACTGCTCAAACGGGCAGGGGATTTTCATTTGGGAAGGATGGCCAAACCGCAAAGATGGGTGATAAGCTCCATAAGTTTGGTAAATCCATTCACCACGATTTTACTTTCCAGGCGGCTACAACTAAAGTTCATACGGATCAACCAAAAACTGATATTAGGCTTGGTGGAGCTGCTGCTTCAACAACTTTGTTTTCATCTTCATCTAGCGCCTTGCCTTTCCAGTCTGGTACAAATACCTTCGGTAAGATTTCTGATAAACCAGGAAAGAAGGATGAGTTTTGTTTTACAGCTAAACAAGATGCTATAGAAACACCCTTTGTAGAATTCAGAACTCCAAATTCACAGAAAAATATATCCGTtggcttaaataaaaaattggaattCGGTGCAAAAAGAGAAGCTGGTACAAGcacaaaagtaaagaaaagaaagggaaagtTGAAGCAGCCTAAACCTGTCCAGCTGTGGTATGGACCGGATTTGATTTCAAGTAAAACTGGTTTTCAATATTCAAGAGAACCTTCTGCAATTTCTGAAGAGTCTTTCAACGTTGATTACAAAGATCAATCCAGTGATTCACAACTAGCAGTTTCACGTAATGCAATGGATGGGGATTTGGTTGCTGCAACACAGTATATGAATATAAAAGAAGGTAAGGTGAAAGATGATGAACTAAATGAGGAGGGTTCTGGAAATGTTTTCGACACAGGTGTTGCTTCTGATGCTCCTCAGGAAGATTCTGTGTATGGGTCGGAAACTGAAAACTCTACAATTGCAGCCGAGAATATTGATCATAACAGCGATATTGCTCTTAGTTCAGCTGAAAATGAAACCAGTTCAAGAACAAGCATTGAGAGACAAGATAGTGATGGCCTGATGTTTTTTTCTTCCCCTTCTAAATCTGAACATATAAGTGGGTTTGACTTTACCTTTGCTGCATCTCCGTCTGCTCAAAGTCAACAATCATCACCAAGTCGCCACCACAAAAAGAAGAATTCATCTAAAACTTCTTCATTGCATTCATCCCCTAGGCATGACCTGAAAACAGATGTATCTACTAAGCAAAGCAAGGTTGGAGAGAATTCTGTGGTGGACAAAGGACCGGATGTCAAGGGCAAGCCTAATTCGATCGGTTCAAGAACTTTAGCTCAGGAATCATGCGAAAAGTGGCGGTTAAG GGGAAACCAAGCCTATGCCAATGGAGATCCATCCAAAGCCGAGGAATATTATATGCAAGGGATAAGTTGTATTCCCGCAGGTGAGAAATCTAGAGGCTGTCTTCGGGCATTGATGCTGTGCTATAGCAACCTTGCAGCTACTCGTATGTCTCTTGGAAGAATGAGAGATGCACTAGGAGATTGTATGATGTCCATCTCAATAGATCCTCACTTTTTGAGGGTTCAACTTCGAGCAGCGAA TTGCCACCTTGCCCTTGGGGAAGTTGAGGATGCAATGCGATATTTCAGGAAGTGCTTACAATCTGGAACTGATGTTTGTGTGGACCGAAAAGTTGCAGTAGAAGCCTCCGATGGCCTACAAAAGGCACAG AAATTGTCTGAATGCATACATCAGTCTGCTGTACTATTGCAAAGCAAAACATCTGATGATGCAGAGACTGCTTTGGAAGTAATTGCTGAGGCCTTGCAAATGAGCTCATACTCAGAAGAATTACTTGAAATGAAAGCAGAGGCTCTTCTAATT ATGGGCAAATATGAAGATGCAATTCAGCTGTGTGAGCTGACATTTGATTCTGCTGAAAAGAATTCTCCTTCATTGGATATCAATGGGCAGCCGGCCAATCTGGATAGTCCTGGCATCTCAAAGGACTCTACCTTTAGAATTTGGCGGTGTCACCTGATCTTCAAATCTTACTTTCATCTAGGAAAGCTCGAAGAGGCTATTGCTTTTCTGGAGAAGCAAGAGGAATTGCATTCCACTGGAAATAG GGATGGAAGCGACAGTTTGGAATCATCAATTCCGTTGGCTGCTACTGTACATGAGCTCTTAAGTCATAAG GCTGCAGGGAATGAAGCATTTCAATCAGGAAGACACTTGGAAGCTGTTGAACATTATACAGCGGCTTTATCTTTCAGTGTGGAGTCACGGCCTTTTGCAGCTATTTGTTTTTGCAATCGTGCTGCTGCAAACAAAGCACTGGGCCAAATCACTGATGCTATTGCTGATTGCAGCCTTGCCATAGCACTTGATGGcaattatttgaag GCAATTTCTAGACGTGCCACATTATATGAGAAGATTAGAAACTATGGGAAAGCAACTAGTGACCTTGAAAGacttctttctcttctcttgAAGCAAATGGAGGTAAAGACCAATCAAACTGGAATTTCTGAAAGATCTATGAACTTGGCAAACGACTTGAGACAAGCTCAATCATGGCTTTCTGAAATTGAGGAAGAAGGCAAAAAGGAAGTGCCTTTGGATTTCTATCTGATTTT GGGTGTTGAACCAACTGTTTCAACAGCAGAAATCAAGAAGGCTTATCGGAAAGCTGCTCTTAGACATCATCCTGACAAG GCTGTTCAATTCCTCGTAAGAACCGAAAATGGAGATGACAAGCTTTGGAAGGAGATAAGAGAAGAAGCCTACAAGGATGCTGACAAACTATTTAAGATAATTGGAGAGGCATATGCAGTACTTTCAGACCCTACTAAG CGCTCGAGGTATGATTTTGAAGAAGAGACAAGGAATGTGCAAAAGAAACATACTGGACGTACATCCAGAGTTGCAGCAGCAGATGCTCAAAGTTATTCATTCGATAAAAGCAGTGGTATGAGGTCATGGAGAGAGGCTAGAAGAGCATTTGGCCTGTCAAGCTTCAAAGGTTCAAAAGCCACTAGATCAAATAGATTCTATTGA
- the LOC105771240 gene encoding uncharacterized protein LOC105771240 isoform X4 — protein sequence MCGCHAISYLLEAAEELIQHLKSENDKLYAEVNELKSEVASKMSSMDKQCADYQKLLIEENQKYKALSLEVSRLQNLHHEGQNKDGKLDIIPTVSARIAQVSSEKVSGRSIGMMTSKCSRESAAETNDNIITSVSTNCNVAMTNALAEDLSEKALSREDLTHFQLPECCKGSPDASATVTARATCLFQALTECLLDMKISTNNQTGGLCISALHQPSGYSFSLTWINKAGGEEAELVYRVLSLGTFERVAPEWMRDVIKFSTGMCPLFFQRVAHVIKLHC from the exons ATGTGTGgttgtcatgccatctcttaTTTGTTGGAAG CTGCAGAGGAATTGATTCAGCATCTGAAGAGTGAAAATGACAAGCTGTATGCAGAAGTTAATGAATTGAAAAGTGAAGTGGCCTCTAAAAT GTCCAGCATGGATAAACAGTGTGCAGACTACCAAAAGCTTTTGATTGAAGAGAATCAGAAGT ATAAAGCACTTTCTCTAGAAGTTAGCAGGCTGCAAAATCTGCACCATGAGGGACAAAATAAAGATGGCAAACTAGATATTATACCAACAGTTTCTGCTAGAATTGCACAAGTTTCATCTGAAAAGGTTTCTGGAAGGTCCATTGGAATGATGACGAGTAAGTGTAGCAGGGAATCTGCTGCTGAGACAAATGACAATATTATTACTTCTGTTTCAACTAACTGCAATGTTGCCATGACTAATGCATTGGCAGAAGACTTGTCTGAGAAAGCTTTGTCTCGTGAGGATCTTACACATTTTCAGCTG CCAGAATGCTGTAAAGGCAGTCCAGATGCAAGTGCCACAGTCACTGCTAGAGCTACTTGTCTTTTTCAAGCTCTTACTGAGTGCTTACTGGACATGAAAATATCCACTAATAATCAAACTGGCGGACTATGCATTTCAGCTCTGCATCAACCAAGTG GTTACTCATTCAGTCTAACATGGATAAACAAAGCTGGCGGAGAAGAAGCAGAGTTGGTGTACAGGGTATTGTCATTAGGGACATTTGAGAGAGTGGCGCCGGAGTGGATGAGGGATGTGATTAAGTTCAGCACTGGCATGTGCCCTCTTTTCTTCCAGAGGGTAGCTCATGTAATCAAGTTGCACTGCTAA
- the LOC105771240 gene encoding uncharacterized protein LOC105771240 isoform X5 — MEPLYAKLYDKYDKLKKRKLSEMDDINRDQEEKFVNYVRAAEELIQHLKSENDKLYAEVNELKSEVASKMSSMDKQCADYQKLLIEENQKYKALSLEVSRLQNLHHEGQNKDGKLDIIPTVSARIAQVSSEKVSGRSIGMMTKDLSEKALSREDLTHFQLPECCKGSPDASATVTARATCLFQALTECLLDMKISTNNQTGGLCISALHQPSGYSFSLTWINKAGGEEAELVYRVLSLGTFERVAPEWMRDVIKFSTGMCPLFFQRVAHVIKLHC; from the exons ATGGAGCCTTTATATGCAAAGCTTTACGACAAATATGACAAGCTTAAG aagaGAAAACTTTCCGAAATGGATGACATAAATCGAgatcaagaagagaaatttgtGAATTATGTGCGTG CTGCAGAGGAATTGATTCAGCATCTGAAGAGTGAAAATGACAAGCTGTATGCAGAAGTTAATGAATTGAAAAGTGAAGTGGCCTCTAAAAT GTCCAGCATGGATAAACAGTGTGCAGACTACCAAAAGCTTTTGATTGAAGAGAATCAGAAGT ATAAAGCACTTTCTCTAGAAGTTAGCAGGCTGCAAAATCTGCACCATGAGGGACAAAATAAAGATGGCAAACTAGATATTATACCAACAGTTTCTGCTAGAATTGCACAAGTTTCATCTGAAAAGGTTTCTGGAAGGTCCATTGGAATGATGACGA AAGACTTGTCTGAGAAAGCTTTGTCTCGTGAGGATCTTACACATTTTCAGCTG CCAGAATGCTGTAAAGGCAGTCCAGATGCAAGTGCCACAGTCACTGCTAGAGCTACTTGTCTTTTTCAAGCTCTTACTGAGTGCTTACTGGACATGAAAATATCCACTAATAATCAAACTGGCGGACTATGCATTTCAGCTCTGCATCAACCAAGTG GTTACTCATTCAGTCTAACATGGATAAACAAAGCTGGCGGAGAAGAAGCAGAGTTGGTGTACAGGGTATTGTCATTAGGGACATTTGAGAGAGTGGCGCCGGAGTGGATGAGGGATGTGATTAAGTTCAGCACTGGCATGTGCCCTCTTTTCTTCCAGAGGGTAGCTCATGTAATCAAGTTGCACTGCTAA
- the LOC105771240 gene encoding uncharacterized protein LOC105771240 isoform X1 yields MEPLYAKLYDKYDKLKKRKLSEMDDINRDQEEKFVNYVRAAEELIQHLKSENDKLYAEVNELKSEVASKMSSMDKQCADYQKLLIEENQKYKALSLEVSRLQNLHHEGQNKDGKLDIIPTVSARIAQVSSEKVSGRSIGMMTSKCSRESAAETNDNIITSVSTNCNVAMTNALAEDLSEKALSREDLTHFQLPECCKGSPDASATVTARATCLFQALTECLLDMKISTNNQTGGLCISALHQPSGYSFSLTWINKAGGEEAELVYRVLSLGTFERVAPEWMRDVIKFSTGMCPLFFQRVAHVIKLHC; encoded by the exons ATGGAGCCTTTATATGCAAAGCTTTACGACAAATATGACAAGCTTAAG aagaGAAAACTTTCCGAAATGGATGACATAAATCGAgatcaagaagagaaatttgtGAATTATGTGCGTG CTGCAGAGGAATTGATTCAGCATCTGAAGAGTGAAAATGACAAGCTGTATGCAGAAGTTAATGAATTGAAAAGTGAAGTGGCCTCTAAAAT GTCCAGCATGGATAAACAGTGTGCAGACTACCAAAAGCTTTTGATTGAAGAGAATCAGAAGT ATAAAGCACTTTCTCTAGAAGTTAGCAGGCTGCAAAATCTGCACCATGAGGGACAAAATAAAGATGGCAAACTAGATATTATACCAACAGTTTCTGCTAGAATTGCACAAGTTTCATCTGAAAAGGTTTCTGGAAGGTCCATTGGAATGATGACGAGTAAGTGTAGCAGGGAATCTGCTGCTGAGACAAATGACAATATTATTACTTCTGTTTCAACTAACTGCAATGTTGCCATGACTAATGCATTGGCAGAAGACTTGTCTGAGAAAGCTTTGTCTCGTGAGGATCTTACACATTTTCAGCTG CCAGAATGCTGTAAAGGCAGTCCAGATGCAAGTGCCACAGTCACTGCTAGAGCTACTTGTCTTTTTCAAGCTCTTACTGAGTGCTTACTGGACATGAAAATATCCACTAATAATCAAACTGGCGGACTATGCATTTCAGCTCTGCATCAACCAAGTG GTTACTCATTCAGTCTAACATGGATAAACAAAGCTGGCGGAGAAGAAGCAGAGTTGGTGTACAGGGTATTGTCATTAGGGACATTTGAGAGAGTGGCGCCGGAGTGGATGAGGGATGTGATTAAGTTCAGCACTGGCATGTGCCCTCTTTTCTTCCAGAGGGTAGCTCATGTAATCAAGTTGCACTGCTAA
- the LOC105771240 gene encoding uncharacterized protein LOC105771240 isoform X2 → MEPLYAKLYDKYDKLKKRKLSEMDDINRDQEEKFVNYVRAAEELIQHLKSENDKLYAEVNELKSEVASKMYAILSFSFGLYDKALSLEVSRLQNLHHEGQNKDGKLDIIPTVSARIAQVSSEKVSGRSIGMMTSKCSRESAAETNDNIITSVSTNCNVAMTNALAEDLSEKALSREDLTHFQLPECCKGSPDASATVTARATCLFQALTECLLDMKISTNNQTGGLCISALHQPSGYSFSLTWINKAGGEEAELVYRVLSLGTFERVAPEWMRDVIKFSTGMCPLFFQRVAHVIKLHC, encoded by the exons ATGGAGCCTTTATATGCAAAGCTTTACGACAAATATGACAAGCTTAAG aagaGAAAACTTTCCGAAATGGATGACATAAATCGAgatcaagaagagaaatttgtGAATTATGTGCGTG CTGCAGAGGAATTGATTCAGCATCTGAAGAGTGAAAATGACAAGCTGTATGCAGAAGTTAATGAATTGAAAAGTGAAGTGGCCTCTAAAATGTATGCAATTTTAAGTTTCTCATTTGGCCTTTATG ATAAAGCACTTTCTCTAGAAGTTAGCAGGCTGCAAAATCTGCACCATGAGGGACAAAATAAAGATGGCAAACTAGATATTATACCAACAGTTTCTGCTAGAATTGCACAAGTTTCATCTGAAAAGGTTTCTGGAAGGTCCATTGGAATGATGACGAGTAAGTGTAGCAGGGAATCTGCTGCTGAGACAAATGACAATATTATTACTTCTGTTTCAACTAACTGCAATGTTGCCATGACTAATGCATTGGCAGAAGACTTGTCTGAGAAAGCTTTGTCTCGTGAGGATCTTACACATTTTCAGCTG CCAGAATGCTGTAAAGGCAGTCCAGATGCAAGTGCCACAGTCACTGCTAGAGCTACTTGTCTTTTTCAAGCTCTTACTGAGTGCTTACTGGACATGAAAATATCCACTAATAATCAAACTGGCGGACTATGCATTTCAGCTCTGCATCAACCAAGTG GTTACTCATTCAGTCTAACATGGATAAACAAAGCTGGCGGAGAAGAAGCAGAGTTGGTGTACAGGGTATTGTCATTAGGGACATTTGAGAGAGTGGCGCCGGAGTGGATGAGGGATGTGATTAAGTTCAGCACTGGCATGTGCCCTCTTTTCTTCCAGAGGGTAGCTCATGTAATCAAGTTGCACTGCTAA
- the LOC105771240 gene encoding uncharacterized protein LOC105771240 isoform X3 — translation MKIETGCTDLCYLDLQVTVHHAAEELIQHLKSENDKLYAEVNELKSEVASKMSSMDKQCADYQKLLIEENQKYKALSLEVSRLQNLHHEGQNKDGKLDIIPTVSARIAQVSSEKVSGRSIGMMTSKCSRESAAETNDNIITSVSTNCNVAMTNALAEDLSEKALSREDLTHFQLPECCKGSPDASATVTARATCLFQALTECLLDMKISTNNQTGGLCISALHQPSGYSFSLTWINKAGGEEAELVYRVLSLGTFERVAPEWMRDVIKFSTGMCPLFFQRVAHVIKLHC, via the exons ATGAAAATAGAAACAGGATGTACTGACCTATGTTACTTGGATTTGCAAGTGACTGTTCATCATG CTGCAGAGGAATTGATTCAGCATCTGAAGAGTGAAAATGACAAGCTGTATGCAGAAGTTAATGAATTGAAAAGTGAAGTGGCCTCTAAAAT GTCCAGCATGGATAAACAGTGTGCAGACTACCAAAAGCTTTTGATTGAAGAGAATCAGAAGT ATAAAGCACTTTCTCTAGAAGTTAGCAGGCTGCAAAATCTGCACCATGAGGGACAAAATAAAGATGGCAAACTAGATATTATACCAACAGTTTCTGCTAGAATTGCACAAGTTTCATCTGAAAAGGTTTCTGGAAGGTCCATTGGAATGATGACGAGTAAGTGTAGCAGGGAATCTGCTGCTGAGACAAATGACAATATTATTACTTCTGTTTCAACTAACTGCAATGTTGCCATGACTAATGCATTGGCAGAAGACTTGTCTGAGAAAGCTTTGTCTCGTGAGGATCTTACACATTTTCAGCTG CCAGAATGCTGTAAAGGCAGTCCAGATGCAAGTGCCACAGTCACTGCTAGAGCTACTTGTCTTTTTCAAGCTCTTACTGAGTGCTTACTGGACATGAAAATATCCACTAATAATCAAACTGGCGGACTATGCATTTCAGCTCTGCATCAACCAAGTG GTTACTCATTCAGTCTAACATGGATAAACAAAGCTGGCGGAGAAGAAGCAGAGTTGGTGTACAGGGTATTGTCATTAGGGACATTTGAGAGAGTGGCGCCGGAGTGGATGAGGGATGTGATTAAGTTCAGCACTGGCATGTGCCCTCTTTTCTTCCAGAGGGTAGCTCATGTAATCAAGTTGCACTGCTAA